A window from Hoeflea sp. IMCC20628 encodes these proteins:
- a CDS encoding RNA-binding S4 domain-containing protein gives MDQPARQRIDKWLFFARVVKSRTLAGKFVGSGNVRVNREKIDQASFLVKPDDVLTISLDRRIVVLKILGCGLRRGPAPEAQLLYEDVTPKPADPGQAPTVPAQREPGAGRPTKRDRRKIDQFNNPDSDA, from the coding sequence GTGGATCAGCCGGCGCGACAGCGGATAGACAAATGGCTGTTTTTCGCGCGCGTCGTCAAATCCCGAACCCTGGCGGGCAAGTTTGTCGGCAGCGGCAATGTCAGGGTCAACCGGGAAAAGATCGATCAGGCCAGTTTCCTGGTCAAGCCGGATGATGTGCTGACAATTTCACTGGACCGGCGCATTGTGGTTCTGAAAATTCTGGGCTGTGGCCTTCGTCGCGGCCCGGCACCGGAAGCGCAACTTCTGTATGAGGATGTTACCCCCAAACCCGCCGACCCCGGTCAGGCGCCAACGGTTCCTGCACAGCGAGAGCCTGGCGCGGGTCGGCCGACCAAGCGGGACCGGCGAAAAATAGATCAATTCAACAACCCGGATTCTGACGCATAA
- the fdxA gene encoding ferredoxin FdxA, translating into MTYVVTDNCIRCKYMDCVEVCPVDCFYEGDNMLVIHPDECIDCGVCEPECPAEAIKPDTEPGLEKWLEVNTEYADKWPNITIKREAPEDAKKFDGEAGKFEKYFSEAPGEGD; encoded by the coding sequence ATGACCTATGTGGTGACTGACAATTGCATTCGCTGCAAATACATGGATTGCGTTGAGGTCTGCCCCGTGGATTGCTTCTACGAGGGTGACAACATGCTGGTCATTCATCCTGATGAATGCATCGACTGCGGTGTTTGCGAGCCCGAATGCCCGGCGGAGGCGATCAAGCCGGATACCGAGCCGGGTCTGGAAAAATGGCTCGAGGTCAACACCGAGTATGCCGACAAATGGCCCAATATCACCATCAAGCGTGAGGCCCCGGAAGACGCGAAGAAGTTCGACGGAGAGGCAGGCAAGTTCGAGAAGTACTTCTCGGAGGCTCCCGGCGAAGGCGATTAA
- a CDS encoding CarD family transcriptional regulator: MTTQQKKPSQRQGFKTGESIVYPAHGVGQIVAIEEQEVAGHKLELFVIDFEKDKMRLKVPVAKASVIGMRKLSETDFVERALKVVQGRARVKRTMWSRRAQEYDAKINSGDLISIAEVVRDLYRAENQPEQSYSERQLYEAALDRMARELAAVNKMSDTESVRLIEVNLNKGPKRGKAGEEEGAQEEAA; this comes from the coding sequence ATGACAACCCAGCAGAAAAAGCCTTCACAGAGACAGGGTTTCAAGACCGGTGAATCGATTGTCTATCCCGCCCACGGCGTCGGACAGATTGTTGCCATCGAAGAGCAGGAAGTTGCGGGCCACAAACTTGAGTTGTTTGTGATTGATTTCGAAAAAGACAAGATGCGCCTCAAGGTGCCGGTCGCCAAGGCGTCAGTCATCGGCATGCGCAAATTGTCCGAAACGGATTTCGTCGAACGCGCGCTGAAAGTGGTTCAGGGCCGCGCCCGGGTCAAGCGGACCATGTGGTCCCGCCGTGCACAGGAATATGATGCGAAGATCAATTCCGGCGATCTGATTTCGATCGCGGAAGTGGTTCGGGATCTGTATCGCGCCGAGAACCAGCCTGAGCAGTCCTATTCGGAGCGTCAGCTTTATGAGGCCGCACTCGACCGGATGGCGCGCGAACTCGCCGCCGTCAACAAGATGTCGGACACCGAGTCGGTGCGCTTGATCGAGGTAAACCTGAACAAGGGTCCCAAGCGCGGCAAAGCCGGTGAAGAAGAAGGCGCGCAGGAAGAAGCCGCCTGA